In Paenibacillus durus, the DNA window TTCGAGAGGCTGGTGTTGATGTCACTGCGGTACGTTATCAAGGAATAATCCATGACTTCGTTATGTTAAATGCATTATCAGACACTGCCGCGGCCAAAAGTGCAATATCTCTAGCCAGCGCTTGGCTAAAAGACGGGTTTCAATAACCCTGCCGATAAGGAGGATGTATCTTGATGTCCTTCATAAAACAATGGACCTGATGAGGAAACTCCTTATCAGGTCTATTTGTATCCGTTTTTTTGCATCCTAATTGAATAATCATAAATGGCAATAAGGGCTACTTATTTCCGTAAGCCTTCAAATACTCCAGCGCATTATACAGCATAACCGCTGCCTCAGCCCGTGTGAGCTTGCTTCCCGGATTGAACTTTCCATCCTTGTCCAGCGTGTTGATCTTATATACGAGGGACCGCTGAATAGCGCCTTGGCTCGCAGGGTTGATTTGGTCCTCATCGGCAATTTTTGCCGGAGCAATCTTGATCATCGGCAGAATGTTGCCTTTTTCGAGCCCTTGAACGAGAAGAACGGTGAACTGCTCTTTGGTCATCGGTTCCTTGGGATCGATATTCGCAGGGATTTCAACGCCGTTATAGTACGCGTTAATAAAAGCCTTGGCATACCACTCGTCATCTTTGACCTTGGTGAAAATATCGCTTGCTACGGGAGCCTTTACGAATCTAATGGCGTCAAGATTAAGCTCCAGACCGCCCGAAATGAACTGGATGCCTTCCGCCGAGCTTATGACAGACTTCGGCATAAAACGCGATCCGTATACTCCTTTAACGAGCCCACGGTCTTTCAGACTAGCGATTTTATCCTTACCCTGAACGGAACCGATATCAGTGAATTCGCTGCCGGCGGCAAAGCTTTCGCTTCCTGCCGAGAGCATCATTATTGCGCTGATTGAAAAGGCTGCTAAAGACTTTTTAGTTGATATCATACTGCTGCACCTCCTGCTGAGTACGGCTTGGGAAGCCGCCATATTCTCTAAACGGAGGACAGGCTGGAAAGGTTGCGGGAGGGAGGACGGAAAGGCTAATTAATCCAATTCACGGAACAAAAGATTACGGTAAGGATAATGGGAATCGCTGTACTTGAACAGGAGAGCAATTCCCGACTCCTCAATCTTCACCGACCGCAGCCCTCGGGTCCGGACCAAACCGCGAACCATGGAGGTAACCGCCTTGCGGTCACCTTGGCGAATGCCCCGGGCAAGAGCGGCAGCGAAATTCCGGTTAAAGGCAAGCTCGCGGTACAGCGGCAGGACAGCGCGGGCAATCCGG includes these proteins:
- a CDS encoding S-layer homology domain-containing protein, whose amino-acid sequence is MISTKKSLAAFSISAIMMLSAGSESFAAGSEFTDIGSVQGKDKIASLKDRGLVKGVYGSRFMPKSVISSAEGIQFISGGLELNLDAIRFVKAPVASDIFTKVKDDEWYAKAFINAYYNGVEIPANIDPKEPMTKEQFTVLLVQGLEKGNILPMIKIAPAKIADEDQINPASQGAIQRSLVYKINTLDKDGKFNPGSKLTRAEAAVMLYNALEYLKAYGNK